Proteins encoded in a region of the Flavobacteriales bacterium genome:
- a CDS encoding efflux RND transporter permease subunit, producing the protein MRQFISFFVKYPIWSNAIIVITAMAGFLSLFTMNHSFFPELQPNMIYITVAYPGASPEEIEEGIATKVEESLTGIEGIKETSSVSSENYCNVNIEAIEGTDLNILLQEVKNAVDGIISMPEGAERPIVVAQKSRGMGSMGGMVGYLTLKGPNDMYQLKDMSDKIEREFLASKDISQVSVFGYAPQIIAIDVRADDLLKYNLTFDEISQKVKTSNLDISGGTIKSNEEELYIRSLNKSTNANEIEQIVIKATATGELIKLKDVADVKFEFSDIALENYVDGQRSVSFIIKKLPSEDLHSISVFVNEYIDDFNKKNDGFEMQSLFMFSELLDQRIDMLTNNLFIGLILVCIVLGIFLSLRLSVWVAFGIPFSFLGMFFLGSLYGITINMISLFGMILVVGILVDDGIVIAENIFSHYERGKSPIQAAIDGTIEVLSSVFTSILTTIVAFGFLLFVGGQMEMMEEMAFSVIACLAFSMIEAFLILPAHLSSKKILAPTNIKWYNRIRKGIENNITKLTNLYGKLSYKMIKSYRLLVFGPVVFMGGIVLLMLYGVIKGAFFPAIPFDDISIDIAFKPGDREQKTRNFVWYINDLVNEYSDELTEQYGDTLIKYVSANIGQAQRISETGNHAGSLRVSVKENNFISTATIAQKIKERIHADSLKKLEKFTIGGDTPFGKDISISLQSVNGEELKKAIQWVKSEIEAMPEVLDLTDNSGIGNREINLKLKPKAYLLGLNEALIIGQVRQGFYGQEVQRVIIGRDEVKIWTRFPENDRNSIGDLDNLRIKTQTGLEVPLSEVANYSISRGKVAIRHINGNKEVRIIGSLYNGELSSEINQRIQKNLLAVLSDKFPDVTYSVKGQAEKAQESIQSLLVSFGLAILLILIILSLNFSSFYQARIILMVIPVGIFSALLGHGIKGIPFSIFSFLGVIGLVGILVNDAVVMLDQFNRNLKEGMDIHTAAVEAGKARFRPIILTSITTVAGLLPLIYFETSFQAQFLIPMGVSIAFGVLFGTMALIFFYPSMILYFNDMRRARYWLWRGGENPPTKMEVEPITKIQKRLNEIQDLN; encoded by the coding sequence ATGAGGCAATTTATATCATTTTTTGTAAAATATCCAATTTGGTCTAACGCTATTATTGTTATTACAGCAATGGCTGGGTTCTTAAGTCTTTTTACGATGAACCACTCTTTCTTTCCTGAGTTACAACCCAATATGATTTATATTACTGTAGCATATCCAGGTGCTTCTCCAGAAGAAATTGAAGAGGGAATCGCTACTAAGGTTGAAGAATCCCTAACAGGAATCGAGGGAATAAAAGAAACCAGTTCTGTCTCTTCTGAAAATTATTGTAATGTCAATATTGAAGCTATTGAAGGAACAGACTTAAATATTTTACTCCAAGAAGTAAAAAATGCGGTTGATGGAATTATATCAATGCCCGAAGGAGCTGAACGACCAATTGTTGTTGCACAAAAATCACGAGGTATGGGAAGCATGGGAGGAATGGTTGGTTACTTGACTTTAAAAGGACCTAATGACATGTATCAACTCAAAGACATGTCTGATAAAATTGAACGAGAATTTTTAGCCTCAAAGGATATTTCACAAGTGTCTGTCTTTGGTTATGCTCCTCAAATCATAGCCATTGATGTAAGAGCCGATGATTTGTTAAAATACAATCTGACTTTCGATGAAATAAGCCAAAAGGTAAAAACCAGTAATTTAGATATCTCTGGGGGTACGATCAAATCAAATGAAGAAGAATTATACATTCGTTCATTAAATAAGTCAACCAATGCCAATGAAATTGAACAGATCGTAATCAAAGCTACTGCTACAGGAGAATTGATTAAACTAAAAGATGTAGCAGATGTTAAATTTGAATTTTCTGATATAGCCCTTGAAAATTATGTCGATGGGCAAAGAAGTGTTTCATTTATCATCAAAAAATTACCCAGTGAAGATTTACACAGTATTTCTGTTTTTGTCAATGAATATATTGATGATTTTAACAAAAAGAATGATGGTTTTGAAATGCAATCCTTATTTATGTTTTCGGAATTGTTGGACCAGCGAATAGACATGTTAACCAACAACCTTTTTATTGGGTTGATTCTAGTTTGTATTGTTCTGGGAATATTCTTGAGCTTAAGACTCTCTGTTTGGGTAGCCTTTGGAATTCCTTTTTCTTTCTTAGGAATGTTCTTTTTAGGATCACTCTATGGAATTACGATTAACATGATTTCATTATTTGGGATGATCTTAGTTGTTGGGATATTAGTAGACGATGGGATTGTAATTGCCGAGAATATTTTTTCGCATTACGAAAGAGGTAAATCACCAATTCAAGCAGCAATTGATGGAACTATAGAAGTACTAAGTTCCGTATTCACGTCCATCTTGACAACTATTGTTGCTTTTGGTTTCTTGTTATTTGTTGGAGGGCAAATGGAAATGATGGAGGAAATGGCTTTTAGTGTTATTGCTTGTTTGGCTTTTTCTATGATAGAAGCCTTTTTAATTCTTCCTGCTCACCTTTCCAGTAAAAAGATACTAGCACCTACCAATATTAAGTGGTATAATAGAATTCGAAAAGGAATTGAAAACAATATAACAAAGCTGACGAACCTTTATGGAAAGCTTTCTTATAAAATGATTAAGTCATATCGCTTATTAGTTTTTGGACCTGTTGTATTTATGGGGGGAATTGTTTTATTAATGCTATATGGCGTAATAAAAGGAGCATTCTTCCCTGCCATTCCATTTGACGATATTTCTATCGACATTGCTTTTAAACCGGGAGATCGTGAACAAAAAACGAGAAATTTTGTTTGGTATATCAATGACCTGGTTAATGAATATAGTGATGAGCTAACCGAACAATATGGAGATACATTGATTAAATATGTTTCTGCTAACATTGGTCAGGCCCAACGTATCAGTGAAACAGGAAATCATGCTGGTTCTTTACGTGTATCAGTTAAGGAAAACAACTTTATTTCAACAGCTACTATCGCTCAAAAGATTAAAGAAAGAATCCATGCTGATAGTTTAAAAAAATTAGAAAAGTTTACTATTGGTGGTGACACTCCATTTGGAAAAGATATTTCGATATCACTTCAAAGTGTCAATGGAGAAGAATTGAAAAAAGCCATACAATGGGTTAAATCAGAAATTGAAGCAATGCCAGAGGTATTAGATTTAACGGATAACTCTGGAATAGGAAACCGAGAAATCAACTTAAAATTAAAGCCTAAAGCATACCTACTGGGACTTAACGAAGCTTTAATTATAGGACAAGTTAGACAAGGCTTCTATGGTCAAGAAGTGCAACGTGTGATTATTGGTAGAGATGAAGTTAAAATCTGGACGCGCTTTCCAGAAAACGATCGAAACTCTATAGGAGATTTAGATAATCTTAGAATCAAAACGCAAACAGGACTTGAAGTTCCCTTATCAGAAGTTGCTAATTACAGTATTTCAAGAGGAAAAGTCGCTATTCGACATATTAATGGGAATAAAGAAGTGAGAATTATTGGAAGTTTATACAATGGTGAATTATCTTCTGAAATTAACCAAAGAATCCAAAAGAATTTGTTAGCCGTCTTAAGTGACAAGTTTCCTGATGTAACCTATTCTGTAAAAGGACAAGCAGAAAAAGCACAAGAGTCAATTCAAAGCTTACTCGTCTCTTTTGGACTAGCGATATTACTTATCTTAATTATTTTATCTTTAAATTTCTCTTCTTTTTACCAAGCAAGAATTATTTTAATGGTCATCCCTGTAGGGATATTTAGTGCCTTGTTAGGCCACGGGATTAAAGGTATTCCTTTCTCTATTTTTAGTTTTTTAGGAGTGATTGGATTAGTTGGTATCTTAGTGAACGATGCTGTAGTTATGCTCGACCAATTTAATCGAAACTTAAAAGAAGGAATGGATATACATACTGCGGCTGTTGAAGCTGGTAAAGCTCGATTTAGACCAATAATTTTAACCTCTATTACTACTGTAGCTGGCTTATTACCTTTAATCTATTTTGAAACAAGTTTTCAAGCTCAATTTTTAATTCCTATGGGAGTTTCTATTGCTTTTGGGGTCTTGTTTGGAACCATGGCCTTAATTTTCTTCTACCCTTCTATGATTTTATATTTTAACGATATGAGAAGGGCACGATATTGGTTGTGGAGAGGTGGAGAAAATCCTCCAACGAAAATGGAAGTTGAACCGATAACAAAAATTCAAAAGCGTTTAAACGAAATTCAAGACCTCAACTAA
- a CDS encoding CsgG/HfaB family protein, with translation MNKLFALLIFFTGLFSTIYGNKVIAISYFDNTTANSKYNSLSKGIADMLITDLSKVRDIDIVEREKLEQLIKEIKLGQSKYFDQSTAQKLGKGLGAASILTGAFYVLDGTIRIDARLINVETGKVMAADEVTGKTSDFFGLHKQLVNLLIQSLKIKYNPKTESLVDYDNKIELKAVVNYSDAISYEDNGLNETASQVLESTLQQYPEFLFAKTKLDKIRAFIEEKVKERERLLLQEVNTFLSNIDTNSESFTKDLMNNWNNMITNYNYSTMIAFNKELRKHKIPQNKKAYEGLATTLGEFMGYYDCLSLYMLKQYQQLIEPSKYFLAQYPTSLYFNSVKLNLNMALKDIEQREEGKKDLKAKLTHREMVDNLAFLNKLGYYGNKRFIRGKTYQKFKKIYIQKILKADKSAFLLFDEYDRFDDVTEFFEIAEENLDKELMIKIKDLAIEICSETDYEDDAYRLEEKIGQFESNIEKHQEKKAKALEDLNSGELERIAKTVKWFWLMRDKKEEQMIIDGSLKYLEMKDNRDDWKIYDTRMQAYENIVEAYDYLGDFEAMKSIVERYRNDQYLLKHKDRDFDSQNREFKEYLRKGPKEYAKFEKDVLNHDIRSNVLIGNADVYRDNYQYIDEIACRKEAIEKYELDDQTSEYQYYFLFNAYGNAGLFEKRAECAKEFIDLYPKSSYVEAIKSILTFSPK, from the coding sequence ATGAATAAATTATTTGCTCTACTAATCTTTTTTACTGGCTTATTTTCAACAATTTATGGAAATAAGGTCATTGCCATTTCTTATTTTGATAATACAACAGCCAACAGTAAATACAATTCTCTATCTAAAGGAATTGCAGATATGCTCATTACCGACTTATCTAAAGTAAGAGATATTGATATTGTAGAAAGGGAAAAATTAGAACAATTAATCAAAGAGATTAAGTTAGGACAATCTAAATATTTTGATCAATCTACGGCACAAAAGCTAGGAAAAGGATTAGGGGCAGCTTCCATCCTAACTGGCGCTTTTTATGTCTTGGATGGGACTATTAGAATTGATGCCCGTTTAATTAATGTTGAAACAGGAAAAGTAATGGCTGCAGATGAAGTTACTGGTAAAACTTCAGATTTCTTTGGCTTACATAAACAACTGGTAAACCTGTTAATTCAATCATTAAAAATTAAGTATAACCCCAAAACAGAGTCACTTGTTGATTATGATAATAAGATTGAGCTCAAAGCAGTAGTTAATTATTCTGATGCGATAAGCTATGAGGATAACGGTTTAAACGAAACAGCAAGCCAAGTTCTAGAAAGCACTTTGCAACAATACCCAGAGTTTTTATTTGCCAAAACTAAACTAGATAAAATACGAGCATTTATAGAAGAAAAAGTAAAAGAACGTGAACGATTATTACTACAAGAGGTAAATACTTTTTTATCCAATATAGATACTAATTCTGAGTCTTTTACAAAAGACTTGATGAATAACTGGAATAATATGATTACCAATTATAATTATTCTACCATGATAGCTTTTAATAAAGAATTACGCAAACATAAAATTCCTCAGAATAAGAAAGCATACGAAGGTTTAGCAACTACTCTAGGTGAATTTATGGGATACTATGACTGTTTATCCTTATACATGTTAAAACAATATCAACAATTGATTGAACCTTCTAAATATTTTTTAGCTCAATATCCAACTAGCTTATACTTCAATAGTGTAAAGTTAAATTTAAATATGGCACTAAAAGATATTGAACAACGAGAAGAAGGTAAAAAAGATTTAAAAGCAAAACTTACACATAGAGAAATGGTAGATAACTTAGCATTTTTAAATAAGCTTGGTTATTATGGAAACAAACGTTTTATTAGAGGAAAAACATATCAAAAATTCAAGAAAATATATATTCAAAAAATATTAAAAGCAGATAAATCAGCTTTTCTATTATTTGATGAATACGATCGTTTTGATGATGTAACCGAATTTTTCGAGATTGCTGAAGAAAACTTAGATAAAGAGTTAATGATTAAAATTAAAGATTTAGCAATCGAAATCTGTTCAGAAACTGATTATGAAGACGACGCCTATAGATTAGAAGAAAAAATTGGTCAATTTGAAAGTAATATAGAAAAACATCAAGAGAAAAAAGCAAAAGCACTTGAAGATTTAAATAGCGGAGAATTAGAACGTATCGCCAAAACTGTGAAGTGGTTTTGGTTAATGCGTGATAAAAAAGAAGAACAAATGATTATTGATGGTAGTCTTAAATACCTTGAGATGAAAGATAATAGAGATGATTGGAAAATTTATGATACCAGAATGCAAGCCTATGAAAACATTGTTGAAGCATATGATTATCTAGGTGATTTTGAAGCAATGAAATCAATCGTAGAACGTTATCGAAATGACCAATATTTATTAAAACATAAAGATCGTGATTTTGACTCTCAAAATAGAGAATTTAAAGAGTATTTACGTAAAGGACCTAAAGAATATGCTAAATTCGAAAAAGATGTCTTAAACCATGATATCAGAAGTAATGTACTTATTGGCAATGCTGATGTTTACAGAGACAACTACCAGTATATAGACGAAATCGCATGTAGAAAAGAAGCTATTGAAAAATATGAATTAGATGATCAAACTAGCGAATACCAATATTATTTCTTATTTAATGCCTATGGTAATGCTGGTTTATTTGAAAAAAGAGCCGAATGTGCAAAGGAATTTATTGATCTCTATCCCAAAAGTTCTTACGTAGAAGCTATTAAATCTATATTAACATTTTCTCCTAAATAG
- a CDS encoding transglycosylase domain-containing protein: MINVFKYLGILILSVLISITVLYQYKKSNIYSELETDGYFELVNQPQNIPQNIINTYNEVYPETAESILIPRYDCPCRNLIYFKYCNRNRLDYYIATRIIKNEIGRNQCIKIHLNNFDFLYNCIGIQKASKFYFNSDLNKLSKENMTKLILMVKNPTSYNPKRNPEKLNQAYNKYINDL; the protein is encoded by the coding sequence ATGATAAATGTATTCAAATACTTAGGTATACTAATTCTCTCAGTTCTTATTTCTATAACTGTACTCTATCAATATAAAAAATCGAATATCTATTCTGAATTGGAAACAGACGGTTATTTCGAATTGGTTAATCAACCTCAGAATATACCTCAAAACATTATTAATACCTATAATGAAGTTTACCCAGAAACAGCTGAAAGTATCTTAATCCCAAGATATGATTGTCCTTGTAGGAATCTTATCTATTTCAAATATTGCAATAGAAATAGACTTGATTATTATATAGCAACTAGAATTATTAAAAATGAAATTGGTAGAAATCAATGTATTAAAATACACTTAAATAACTTTGATTTTTTATACAATTGCATTGGAATACAAAAAGCCTCTAAATTCTATTTTAATAGTGATTTGAATAAGCTTTCAAAAGAAAACATGACCAAGTTAATCTTAATGGTTAAAAACCCTACTTCATATAACCCAAAAAGAAATCCTGAAAAACTAAATCAAGCTTACAATAAATATATCAATGACCTTTAA
- a CDS encoding GSCFA domain-containing protein, which produces MKFSTKVEIKEHSKRINHRQKIAMIGSCFTNNIGNKLLEDQFDVSINPFGILFNPISVANAIKGCIDQKEFTAKDLLQQGEQWLSLQHHSAFNALTKEEILTNINDTIKANKDYYAKGSFLFITFGSAWIYTHLASQTVVANCHKIPQKQFTKSLLTVEELVKCYSSLLYEIREYNPNLNIVFTISPVRHWKDGVIENNQSKAVLHLAIMELVNNFDFVSYFPSYEIVLDELRDYRFYKADLLHPNQQAVDYIYERFSEVYYHTETQQLNRSIRKVKAALSHRPFNIDSKEHQHFLEKTKQKIEALKQAHPYLSF; this is translated from the coding sequence ATGAAGTTTAGTACTAAAGTAGAGATTAAGGAACATTCAAAGCGTATCAATCATCGACAAAAGATTGCGATGATTGGTTCTTGTTTTACCAATAATATTGGAAATAAGCTGTTGGAGGATCAATTTGATGTCTCGATCAATCCTTTTGGGATTTTGTTTAATCCAATATCAGTAGCGAATGCTATTAAAGGTTGTATCGATCAAAAAGAATTTACAGCTAAAGACCTACTGCAACAAGGGGAGCAATGGTTAAGTTTGCAACATCATAGTGCATTTAATGCATTAACAAAAGAGGAAATTTTAACCAATATAAATGATACAATAAAAGCCAATAAAGATTATTATGCTAAAGGAAGTTTTCTGTTTATAACTTTTGGCTCTGCTTGGATATATACTCATTTAGCTTCTCAAACTGTAGTTGCAAACTGTCATAAAATACCTCAGAAACAGTTTACTAAAAGTCTGTTAACTGTAGAAGAGCTTGTAAAATGTTACAGTAGTTTATTGTATGAAATTCGTGAATACAATCCGAACTTGAATATTGTATTTACCATTAGTCCTGTAAGGCATTGGAAAGATGGTGTAATTGAAAATAACCAAAGTAAAGCGGTGTTGCATTTGGCAATTATGGAATTGGTGAATAATTTTGATTTTGTGAGCTATTTCCCATCATATGAAATAGTATTAGATGAGTTAAGAGATTATCGCTTTTACAAAGCCGATTTATTACATCCCAATCAACAAGCTGTAGACTATATTTATGAACGATTTTCTGAGGTGTATTATCATACTGAAACGCAGCAATTAAATAGAAGTATTAGAAAAGTAAAAGCAGCATTGTCACATCGCCCTTTTAATATTGATTCAAAAGAACATCAACATTTTCTAGAAAAAACCAAACAAAAAATAGAAGCGTTAAAGCAAGCGCACCCTTATCTTTCTTTTTAG
- the msrA gene encoding peptide-methionine (S)-S-oxide reductase MsrA, translating into MKFIVLLGTILTTLSCQSQSNRKEMENQEVAVFGAGCFWCVEAVFNQLKGVESVTPGYTGGTTKNPTYKEVCSGKTNHAEVAKIVFDPTVITFDELLEVFWKTHDPTTLNRQGADVGTQYRSVVYYTSDAQKEKVERYKKALNDSKAWDQPVVTEITALGIFYPAENYHNDYFKNNPDQGYCRMVIQPKVDKFKKAFGDKLK; encoded by the coding sequence ATGAAGTTTATCGTTTTATTAGGGACAATATTAACTACGTTAAGTTGTCAATCACAAAGTAATCGCAAGGAAATGGAAAATCAAGAAGTTGCAGTTTTTGGAGCAGGTTGTTTTTGGTGTGTTGAAGCTGTATTCAACCAATTAAAAGGAGTAGAATCTGTAACGCCTGGTTATACAGGTGGAACAACAAAAAATCCTACTTACAAAGAGGTTTGTTCAGGAAAAACGAATCATGCTGAGGTCGCTAAAATTGTTTTTGACCCAACAGTAATTACTTTTGACGAATTGTTAGAAGTTTTTTGGAAAACACACGATCCAACAACCTTAAATAGGCAAGGAGCAGATGTGGGGACGCAGTATCGTTCGGTTGTTTATTATACTTCTGATGCTCAAAAAGAAAAAGTTGAACGTTATAAAAAAGCATTAAATGATTCAAAAGCTTGGGATCAGCCAGTTGTAACTGAGATAACAGCATTAGGAATTTTTTATCCAGCTGAAAATTACCATAATGACTATTTTAAAAATAATCCAGATCAAGGATATTGCAGAATGGTAATTCAACCCAAAGTAGACAAATTTAAAAAGGCTTTTGGAGATAAATTAAAATAA
- a CDS encoding DUF4145 domain-containing protein, translating to MQEDNNQEKVEKLEEKVTHLSKMLVKSFGYADQDPDTFLQNARKTTEAICKFIYTKEIGELKNKKMMLNDLSRALTQQKVIPNKIAILIGTIQTYGNYGAHAQEDLSEATREWIAPCQTALANLTNWFFLEYLNGDVPQELLTPVNDFKENQPSSKAIPTTPSSSSESKQNNSKLIVFGLIGVAAIIGAIFFFNNGNKEVVVAQQNTTAQKIDEAKEVSENIEKTSEEVIEKVNEVTKDVNAKRIAIIYFDNSSDDKKLDQLKKGLADMLISDLSKVSMLDVVERARLEEILKEQELNNSAKFDHKTATKIGKLLGAEHIMTGSFFELMGRLRIDSRLIDVETGKIIKSEGVDGPTGTFFDLEKSLVTKMVSGFEVELKPEEKEAMEDKAEKISYQSSLLFSESLDLIDKGDHHKAIEKLEKVLEENPDFLPAKKALNQIKVAI from the coding sequence ATGCAAGAAGACAACAACCAAGAAAAAGTTGAAAAACTTGAAGAGAAAGTCACCCACCTTAGTAAAATGTTAGTCAAATCTTTTGGTTATGCTGACCAAGATCCTGATACTTTTTTACAAAATGCTAGAAAAACTACTGAGGCTATTTGTAAATTCATCTATACCAAAGAGATCGGTGAATTAAAAAATAAAAAAATGATGCTTAATGATTTATCAAGAGCATTAACTCAGCAAAAAGTTATTCCCAATAAAATAGCAATTTTAATTGGTACCATTCAAACTTATGGGAATTATGGAGCTCACGCTCAAGAAGATTTATCTGAAGCTACAAGAGAATGGATTGCTCCTTGTCAAACAGCATTAGCTAATTTAACCAATTGGTTTTTTTTAGAATACTTAAATGGAGATGTCCCACAAGAATTATTAACGCCTGTAAATGACTTTAAAGAAAATCAACCATCTTCTAAGGCCATACCTACCACCCCTTCTTCTAGTTCTGAATCAAAACAAAATAATTCTAAACTAATTGTATTTGGACTGATAGGTGTTGCCGCTATTATTGGAGCAATTTTCTTCTTCAATAATGGTAATAAAGAAGTTGTTGTAGCGCAACAAAATACCACCGCTCAAAAGATAGATGAAGCGAAAGAAGTTTCTGAGAACATAGAAAAAACCTCAGAAGAAGTTATCGAAAAGGTGAATGAAGTGACCAAAGATGTCAACGCAAAAAGAATTGCTATTATTTACTTTGACAACAGTTCAGACGATAAAAAGTTAGATCAATTGAAAAAAGGATTGGCTGATATGTTAATTTCAGATTTAAGTAAAGTGAGCATGTTAGATGTAGTTGAAAGAGCAAGACTAGAAGAAATCTTAAAAGAGCAGGAATTAAACAACAGTGCAAAGTTCGACCACAAAACTGCTACTAAAATAGGAAAACTATTAGGTGCAGAACATATTATGACTGGTAGCTTTTTTGAATTAATGGGTCGTTTACGAATAGATTCTCGATTAATTGATGTAGAAACAGGTAAAATCATTAAATCTGAAGGAGTAGATGGGCCTACTGGCACATTCTTTGACCTAGAGAAGTCATTAGTCACTAAAATGGTCAGTGGTTTTGAAGTTGAACTAAAACCTGAAGAAAAAGAAGCAATGGAAGATAAAGCTGAAAAAATTTCTTATCAATCAAGTCTTTTATTTTCAGAAAGTCTTGACCTTATTGATAAAGGAGACCATCATAAAGCAATTGAAAAACTAGAAAAAGTACTGGAAGAAAATCCAGATTTTTTACCAGCTAAAAAAGCGTTAAACCAAATTAAGGTGGCTATTTAA
- a CDS encoding tetratricopeptide repeat protein, translating into MNQQEIEHNIIKIWDERFVKTSEAFELAKECLNYAKSTNDKKGVAYSLLYTNLFSFWLIKDAEVLSPILEAVKLLNEINEAIGLTRAYNILASIYDNYGDYNAAIKYSQLAIKTAKANDYKEEEGDACTTLGQIYSRIEDYNGAIEMLEKGLKFREEADAQFAVSSSLNLIARTYTLSQNYENAIVYYNKSLALREAIGDQNGLPWTFLGFASMYQQMGELEQASAYYNRALSNKNENKRLELLCLIGLGKIASTNEQLEKGLDYLNDALKTAKELKMKSLIYDIHLSLAKIYEKKKNTPLELEHFKAFYQIKEEVINAEMTNKLKKQQIAFSVERSQKEAEIYQLKNVELKKAYHIVNEKNREITDSINYAKRIQDALFPTLANFYKSFPKSYLIYKPKDIVAGDFYWMEKVENKMLFAVADCTGHGVPGAMVSVICNNALNRAVREFKITQPSAILDKVTELVKYTFEKSEEKVLDGMDISLCSFNLATRELEFAGANNSLYIITKNKEKFIEFKDNRTVSDAQANLITIPANKQPIGNFDYLEPFTNHQLQLEKGDFICLFSDGYADQFGGEKGKKFKYAPFKRLLLSSYHLSFNQQQDLIASTFDQWKGDLEQIDDVCVMGINIE; encoded by the coding sequence ATGAATCAACAAGAGATAGAGCATAACATTATTAAAATTTGGGACGAAAGGTTCGTTAAAACGTCTGAAGCTTTTGAATTAGCAAAAGAATGTCTAAACTATGCTAAATCAACTAACGATAAAAAAGGGGTAGCTTATAGCCTTTTATACACTAATCTTTTTTCATTTTGGTTAATCAAAGATGCTGAAGTCCTCTCTCCTATTCTTGAAGCTGTAAAACTACTCAATGAGATCAATGAAGCTATTGGCTTAACAAGAGCATATAATATTCTAGCTAGTATTTACGATAATTACGGTGATTATAATGCTGCTATTAAGTATTCACAATTAGCTATAAAAACAGCTAAAGCAAACGATTACAAGGAAGAAGAAGGGGATGCTTGTACTACACTGGGACAAATCTATAGCAGAATAGAAGATTATAACGGAGCTATAGAAATGTTGGAAAAGGGGTTGAAATTTAGAGAAGAAGCTGATGCTCAATTTGCTGTATCTTCATCATTAAATCTTATTGCACGTACCTATACCCTCAGTCAAAACTATGAGAACGCAATAGTGTATTACAATAAAAGTTTAGCACTAAGGGAAGCTATTGGTGATCAAAATGGGTTGCCATGGACCTTTTTAGGTTTTGCAAGTATGTACCAACAAATGGGTGAATTAGAACAAGCCTCTGCTTATTACAATCGTGCACTTTCAAATAAAAATGAAAACAAACGCTTAGAACTGCTCTGCTTAATTGGTTTGGGGAAGATTGCCTCTACCAATGAACAACTAGAAAAAGGATTAGACTATTTAAATGATGCGCTAAAAACGGCCAAAGAACTTAAGATGAAATCTTTGATTTATGATATTCATTTATCATTGGCTAAAATCTACGAAAAGAAAAAAAATACACCACTAGAATTAGAGCACTTTAAAGCTTTTTATCAGATCAAAGAAGAGGTTATTAATGCTGAAATGACTAACAAGTTGAAAAAGCAACAAATTGCCTTTTCAGTAGAAAGAAGTCAAAAAGAAGCTGAAATTTACCAGTTAAAAAATGTTGAGCTCAAAAAAGCATACCATATTGTTAATGAAAAAAACAGAGAAATTACAGATAGTATCAACTATGCTAAACGAATTCAAGATGCCCTCTTTCCCACTTTAGCAAACTTTTACAAATCGTTTCCAAAATCTTATCTAATCTACAAACCGAAAGATATTGTCGCCGGCGATTTTTATTGGATGGAAAAAGTTGAAAATAAAATGCTTTTTGCTGTTGCTGATTGTACAGGGCATGGAGTTCCAGGAGCAATGGTAAGTGTGATTTGTAATAATGCTTTAAACCGTGCTGTTAGAGAGTTTAAAATCACCCAACCCTCAGCTATTTTAGATAAAGTAACGGAACTGGTAAAGTATACCTTTGAGAAAAGCGAAGAAAAAGTTTTGGATGGAATGGACATCTCTCTTTGCTCATTCAACTTAGCCACAAGGGAACTAGAATTTGCTGGAGCAAATAATTCATTATATATCATCACCAAAAACAAAGAGAAGTTTATTGAATTTAAAGATAACCGTACCGTTAGCGATGCGCAAGCCAATTTAATTACTATTCCAGCTAATAAACAACCCATAGGAAATTTTGATTATCTGGAACCATTTACCAATCACCAATTACAATTAGAGAAAGGAGATTTCATTTGCTTATTTAGTGATGGTTATGCTGATCAATTTGGTGGAGAAAAAGGGAAAAAGTTCAAATATGCTCCGTTTAAGCGCTTATTACTTTCCTCATATCACCTGTCTTTTAATCAACAACAAGATTTAATAGCATCTACCTTTGATCAATGGAAAGGTGACCTAGAACAAATTGATGACGTTTGTGTGATGGGGATTAATATTGAGTGA